Proteins from a single region of Chryseobacterium sp. W4I1:
- a CDS encoding sugar phosphate nucleotidyltransferase: MNSKKTLLILAGGLGSRYKGLKQVDGILDNGSPILEYSIYDALNAGFGKIVIIVNRLIPHSYIERLNTISEIKKFELHWVYQKMESFLPQNSDCSQRQKPWGTGHAVLCAKNTVQEPFVMINADDFYGKEAYQLAAKEIDLHISESQFGMAAYPVKSTLSGNGNVARGICTMDAEGFLIKIEEQTSIREEGNLILYTENGTDIKIASNALVSMNFFIFHPSVFDALELYFNGFIQSGPEPLLEFYIPSAVQRMIDEKKAKVLVKPSPSQWMGVTYAEDKTNIKNFLKSEMEKNRYPEDLWN, from the coding sequence ATGAATTCTAAAAAAACATTACTTATACTGGCAGGCGGCCTCGGAAGCCGTTACAAAGGACTGAAACAGGTAGACGGAATTCTGGATAACGGCTCACCGATCCTGGAGTATTCAATTTATGATGCCCTGAACGCTGGTTTCGGCAAGATTGTTATTATTGTGAACCGACTTATTCCTCACAGCTACATTGAAAGATTAAATACAATATCTGAAATAAAGAAATTTGAACTTCACTGGGTTTATCAGAAAATGGAAAGTTTTCTACCTCAGAATTCTGACTGCTCACAACGGCAAAAGCCTTGGGGAACCGGACACGCTGTTCTTTGTGCAAAAAATACGGTACAAGAACCTTTTGTCATGATCAATGCGGATGATTTTTATGGGAAAGAAGCTTATCAACTGGCAGCAAAAGAAATTGATCTTCATATTTCAGAATCGCAGTTTGGAATGGCTGCTTATCCGGTAAAATCTACGTTGAGTGGAAATGGAAATGTGGCAAGAGGAATATGTACAATGGATGCTGAAGGTTTTCTGATAAAAATAGAGGAGCAGACTTCAATACGGGAAGAGGGAAATTTAATCCTTTATACTGAAAACGGAACGGATATAAAAATTGCCTCCAATGCATTGGTATCTATGAATTTTTTCATTTTTCACCCTAGTGTTTTCGATGCTCTTGAGCTCTATTTTAATGGTTTTATCCAGTCAGGTCCGGAGCCCTTACTGGAATTTTATATCCCTTCCGCTGTACAGAGAATGATTGATGAAAAAAAAGCAAAAGTACTGGTAAAACCTTCTCCTTCTCAATGGATGGGTGTTACCTATGCTGAGGACAAAACAAATATTAAAAATTTTCTGAAATCAGAAATGGAAAAAAACAGATATCCTGAAGATTTATGGAACTAA
- a CDS encoding phosphotransferase enzyme family protein — MELKQIVTGFIGTENYKVTPITNGLINTTYLVEDDDADQKFILQRLNGQVFQRPEVIMHNHILINEMLENGNYPLMLVKPKPIVSGSFMMDDEDGNSWRMLSFIPDTNTFFKIPDIKTAYEAAKAVGCFLNTINPEFLPDIQIPIPDFINFEKRILDYQTSLQHANEDLLKDAALEIEMMNELLFLPKKWIKMEKEGQLPKRVIHGDPNIRNILFDKNSRPLAVIDLDTVTVSTILYDFGDMARSYTNTLDEDEGNANNNFNPQIYRTVKDGFLLSLKGKLTFEELENLDYAAQTVIYIQAVRFLTDYLNGNTYYTTKYLEHNLDRTRNQLELLKGLRTYLKL; from the coding sequence ATGGAACTAAAACAAATCGTGACCGGATTTATCGGAACTGAAAACTATAAAGTCACTCCTATTACCAACGGACTGATCAATACAACCTATTTGGTAGAGGATGATGATGCTGATCAAAAATTCATTCTTCAGAGACTCAACGGTCAGGTTTTCCAGCGTCCGGAAGTGATCATGCATAATCATATTCTGATCAACGAAATGCTTGAGAACGGCAATTATCCATTGATGCTGGTAAAACCCAAGCCTATTGTATCAGGAAGCTTTATGATGGATGATGAAGATGGAAATTCGTGGAGAATGCTCAGCTTTATACCAGATACCAATACGTTCTTTAAAATTCCTGATATAAAAACAGCTTATGAAGCTGCAAAAGCTGTCGGATGCTTTTTAAATACCATAAATCCTGAATTTCTTCCTGATATCCAGATTCCGATTCCTGATTTTATTAACTTCGAGAAAAGAATCCTGGATTACCAAACTTCATTACAACATGCCAATGAAGATCTTCTAAAGGATGCAGCCTTGGAAATAGAAATGATGAATGAGTTACTTTTTCTTCCAAAAAAATGGATCAAAATGGAAAAGGAGGGCCAATTGCCTAAAAGAGTTATTCATGGAGATCCCAATATCAGAAATATCCTTTTTGATAAAAATTCAAGACCTCTGGCTGTTATTGACCTTGATACGGTAACGGTTTCTACCATTCTGTATGACTTTGGTGATATGGCAAGATCCTATACAAATACACTAGATGAGGATGAAGGAAATGCTAATAACAATTTTAACCCGCAAATTTACAGAACGGTAAAAGACGGATTTCTATTATCATTAAAGGGAAAACTAACGTTTGAAGAGCTTGAAAACCTTGATTATGCCGCACAAACCGTGATCTATATTCAGGCGGTCCGTTTTCTTACCGATTATTTGAATGGGAATACTTATTACACTACGAAATACCTTGAACACAATCTGGACAGAACCAGAAATCAGCTGGAACTGTTGAAGGGGCTGAGAACGTATTTGAAATTGTAA
- a CDS encoding DNA-deoxyinosine glycosylase → MQNRISSFPPIVDDQSEILILGSIPGVKSLEKQQYYGHPQNKFWPIIFHLFNEEFTDDYNQRIKILKKHHIAVWDVIDSCERKGSLDSEIKNEEANQIAELLDEHLNIKAIFCNGGKSYKNLQKLLGKNYRLPIFQLPSTSPLHTVSFDVKLEDWKRILEFLV, encoded by the coding sequence ATGCAAAATAGAATTTCTTCGTTTCCGCCTATTGTTGATGACCAATCTGAAATTTTAATTTTAGGATCAATTCCTGGTGTAAAATCTTTGGAAAAGCAGCAATATTACGGTCATCCCCAAAATAAATTCTGGCCCATTATTTTTCATCTGTTCAATGAAGAATTCACTGATGATTATAATCAGCGGATAAAGATTCTAAAAAAACATCATATTGCAGTGTGGGATGTCATTGATTCCTGTGAGAGAAAAGGAAGTTTAGATTCTGAAATTAAAAATGAAGAAGCCAATCAGATTGCTGAACTGCTGGATGAGCATTTAAACATCAAAGCAATTTTCTGTAACGGAGGGAAATCGTATAAAAATTTGCAAAAGCTTTTAGGGAAAAATTATAGACTGCCTATATTTCAGCTTCCCTCTACAAGCCCGCTACATACGGTTTCGTTTGATGTAAAATTGGAAGATTGGAAGAGGATTTTGGAGTTTCTAGTGTAA
- a CDS encoding S9 family peptidase has product MKLKYSLLALAAPLLMNAQQLMTPEILWTLKKVGVQAVSPDQTSLIYKIGQVDLKTEKTKNENYFLNVLNNQSSKIDFGKKALIQWDKNGIYAQEGDKIYLSKDNGKTWSEFYTIGEADNVVISPDGKKIAFSKQVLVEKLMGKDRYSDTPKTTAQVYTDLNHRHWDYYNEGKYNHVFVVNAADKTESAKDLLEGKTWDSPQRPFGGAEDFIWSPDSSQLLYVTKPKSGKEYSTSTNTDIFAYDLASGTTKNITETNKGYDVNPKFSPDGKSLIWQSMARDGYEADKNDVKIMDWKSGKTTNLTAGWDESVSGDVFWSGDSKTIYFTAASKGTKQLFSLDPKAAKVQQITKGDFDVNEIFTDNKSSLLVGRTDVNHATELFSVNVKNGEMNQVTEANKEAYAKLAQGKSELKMVKTTDGKEMGVWFHYPPNFDPNKKYPTLVYCQGGPQSALTQFFSTRWNFALMAANGYIVVAPNRRGMPGWGTKWNEEISKDWGGQPMRDYLAATDYAKTLPYVDGERVAAVGASYGGYSVFMLAGIHENRFKTFIAHDGLFDMKSWYLTTEELWFANWDLGSPWEKPLPKAYTDFNPSNFVEKWNKPIMIFQGGIDYRVPYEQGQEAFQAAKLRGLKSKLVYFPNENHWVLHPQNGLVWQREFFDWLKETL; this is encoded by the coding sequence ATGAAACTTAAGTACAGCCTGCTCGCTCTGGCAGCTCCGCTCTTAATGAATGCACAACAGTTAATGACACCTGAAATCCTTTGGACTTTGAAAAAAGTTGGGGTACAGGCTGTTTCGCCGGATCAGACTTCCCTAATCTATAAAATCGGACAGGTAGATCTGAAAACAGAAAAAACGAAAAACGAGAACTACTTTCTCAATGTCCTTAATAACCAGTCTTCCAAAATAGATTTCGGAAAAAAAGCCCTTATCCAATGGGACAAGAACGGAATTTATGCTCAGGAAGGAGATAAAATCTATCTTTCAAAAGACAACGGGAAAACCTGGTCTGAATTCTATACCATCGGCGAAGCTGACAATGTCGTGATCTCTCCGGACGGTAAAAAAATTGCGTTCAGCAAACAGGTTCTGGTGGAGAAACTAATGGGGAAAGACAGATACAGTGACACTCCTAAAACTACCGCTCAGGTTTATACTGATCTGAACCACAGACACTGGGATTATTACAATGAAGGAAAATACAACCATGTATTTGTAGTCAATGCAGCAGACAAAACAGAATCTGCAAAAGATCTTTTAGAGGGTAAAACGTGGGATTCTCCCCAAAGACCTTTCGGTGGTGCAGAAGATTTCATCTGGAGTCCGGATTCTTCCCAGCTTTTATATGTTACAAAACCGAAAAGTGGCAAAGAATATTCTACAAGTACCAACACTGATATCTTTGCATACGATCTGGCATCAGGAACCACAAAGAATATAACAGAAACCAATAAAGGCTATGATGTCAATCCAAAATTCAGCCCGGACGGAAAATCCCTGATCTGGCAGAGTATGGCCAGAGACGGATATGAAGCGGATAAAAATGATGTAAAGATCATGGACTGGAAGTCTGGTAAAACCACTAATCTTACCGCCGGCTGGGATGAAAGCGTTTCCGGAGATGTATTCTGGAGCGGAGATTCTAAAACGATCTATTTTACAGCAGCGTCCAAAGGAACCAAGCAGCTTTTCTCTTTAGATCCTAAAGCAGCAAAAGTACAGCAGATTACAAAAGGTGATTTTGACGTTAACGAAATCTTCACCGACAATAAATCTTCACTTTTAGTAGGAAGAACAGACGTGAACCATGCAACCGAGTTATTCTCTGTCAATGTGAAAAACGGAGAAATGAATCAGGTTACTGAAGCTAATAAAGAAGCTTATGCTAAACTGGCTCAGGGAAAATCGGAACTGAAGATGGTGAAAACAACAGACGGCAAAGAAATGGGCGTATGGTTCCACTATCCACCCAACTTTGATCCAAATAAAAAATACCCTACGCTCGTTTACTGCCAGGGAGGCCCACAATCTGCACTGACACAGTTTTTCAGCACCAGATGGAATTTCGCCCTTATGGCAGCCAACGGATATATCGTAGTGGCTCCCAACAGAAGAGGAATGCCGGGCTGGGGAACAAAGTGGAATGAAGAAATTTCAAAAGACTGGGGCGGACAGCCAATGAGAGATTATCTGGCAGCAACAGATTATGCTAAAACATTACCTTATGTAGACGGTGAAAGAGTAGCGGCAGTAGGCGCAAGCTATGGAGGATACAGTGTATTTATGCTAGCGGGAATTCATGAAAACAGATTCAAAACATTCATTGCACATGATGGATTGTTTGATATGAAATCCTGGTATCTTACTACCGAAGAGCTTTGGTTTGCGAACTGGGATCTTGGTTCTCCATGGGAAAAACCTCTTCCAAAAGCATATACAGACTTCAATCCAAGCAATTTTGTTGAAAAATGGAACAAACCAATTATGATCTTCCAGGGAGGTATCGATTACCGTGTACCTTATGAGCAAGGACAGGAAGCTTTCCAGGCTGCAAAATTAAGAGGTCTGAAATCTAAATTGGTCTATTTCCCGAATGAAAATCACTGGGTACTTCATCCTCAAAACGGATTGGTATGGCAGAGAGAATTCTTCGATTGGCTGAAGGAAACTTTATAA